CAGGTCAGATCCTCAAAATAAATCCCTTTGATCAGCCTAACGTTCAAGAATCAAAGGATATTGCAGCTTCTACAATCAAAGAATGTGCTGCTCAAGGTCAATTTCCCGAGTCTGAGGTTCTGGAAATAGGAGGCCATAATTTTGACTCTAAAATCGGAGACTTTATCTCGAGTGTTAAACCCGGGGATTATGTTGCGTTTAATGCCTTTATCAGATCAAATACAGTGAATGATTCGGAACTCGAAGTTTTAAGGACATTTGTGAGAGACAAGTTTGGAGTTGCGACGACAGTCGGGTTTGGCCCGAGGTATCTTCATTCAACAGGACAGATTCACAAGGGAGGCGCAAATAACGGTCATTTCCTTATCATAACAGCCGACGATTTTGATGATCTGCCCATACCTGGAGTTAATTATTCATTCGGCACGCTCAAATCCGCTCAGGCGTTCGGTGATTTAAGAACTCTAACTAAAAGAGAAAGGAATGTGATTCGCGTTCACCTTAAGGATGAATCGCAATTGGGAGAGATTCTGGAAGCTTTGAAAAGATTTTTTATTCTTGACTAGTTGGCTATTCTGTTGAGAAACTAATTAGTTCAGGATTTTAACTTGGAGATAAAGATGCAAAAGCCGTCCAATCAATCAATTGACGCGACCAACTCGCCAGCTTTAAACGATTCAATTGAGACGAAAGATACTGATTGGCCGATTCACGATAACCTCGCAAAATTGCAGAGGATGAGGGATGAAGCGAGGGGTGGAGGCGGGCAAAAACGTATAACGGAGCAACACGCCCGCGGGAAACTAACCGCAAGGGAAAGAGTTGATTTACTCCTCGACGAAGGATCATTCGAAGAATTCGACGTCCTCAAGGCTGGAAGAGGAGGCCATCTCGGAGGAGAAAAAGAACATCTCAGTGATGGTGTAATCACGGGGCACGGTACCATCGACGGAAGAGAAGTCTTCATCTTCAGTCAGGATTTCACCGTGATCGGAGGCTCATTAGGAGAAGCCCATTCTGAAAAGATAAGCAAAGTTATGGACCATGCGGTTAGAGTTGGGGCTCCATTCATTGGGCTGAACGATTCCGGAGGAGCCCGTATCCAGGAAGGCGTGGATTCTCTGGCGGCATATGGCCAGATCTTTAATCGAAACGTGATGGCAAGTGGAGTGATTCCCCAGATATCTTGCATTATGGGTCCATGCGCTGGTGGGGCTGTTTATAGCCCGGCAATGACCGATTTTACTTTCATGGTTGAACATTCGTCTTACATGTTCGTTACTGGGCCTAATGTTGTTAAGACGATAATACATCAGGATATTTCGTTTGACGATTTGGGAGGCGCCGGTGTTCATTCGTCCAAAAGTGGAGTAGCTCATTTCGTTTTACCAAACGACATCTTGTGCATCAGGGAAGTCCGCAGACTAATTAATTACTTACCATCCAACAACATGCAAAAACCCCCTTTTCTAGATCTCCGGGATCCAAACGACAGAAAAGACCCTGCGCTCGATTATCTGGTTCCGGTGAGCCCTAATCAGCCTTATGACATGAAAGTTCTAATTAACAGCGTCCTGGACGGGGCCGAGTTTTTCGAAGTCCAATCTCACTTCGCAAAAAATCTGATCGTGGGATTCGGACGACTTGGTGGACAAACCATAGGGCTCATTGCTAACCAACCGGCTGTTTTGGCTGGAGTTCTTGATAGTAACGCTTCGGCGAAGGGAGCCCGTTTTGTTAGATTCTGTGACGCCTTCAACATTCCACTCATTTGTTTCGTCGATGTTCCTGGTTTTATGCCTGGTCCCGAGCAGGAACATGGGGGAATCATACGACACGGGGCAAAACTCCTGTATGCCTTTATTGAGGCTACGGTACCTAGAATTACTGTGGTTGTAAGAAAGGCTTACGGCGGCGCTTATATTGTCATGAACTCAAAGCACATAGGAGCGGATTTAAATTATGCGTGGCCCACCGCCGAGATAGCGGTTATGGGCCCTAGAGGAGCGGCTGAAGTCATTTACCGAAAAGAAATTCAGGCTTCATCTCATCCGTCGGCGGCTTTGGTCGAAAAGGAAGCTTTCTACAGAAAAACTTTTGCAAACCCGTTCCTCGCCGCAAAACGAGGCTACATCGACGATGTGATTTTCCCCAGGGACACCAGGGGACGACTGATTAGAAGCCTGCAATTCCTGGAAGGTAAGCACGGTGACAGGCCAAAACGTAAACATGGCAACATTCCTCTTTGAGGTTAGGCAGAGTGTTTGACAAAATATTAGTAGCCAATAGAGGCGAGATCGCTGTTCGAATAATTCGCACCTGCAAGCGAATGGGATTGAAATCAGTGGCCGTATATTCAGAGGCGGACTTTAGATCTCCCTACGTTCACGACGCGGATGAGTCTTGTCTCATCGGACCTTCCAGATCTCAGGATTCTTTCCTGAATTCAGAAAAGATCATAGAAGCCGCTTTGCATCACGGATGCCAGGCCGTACATCCCGGATATGGATTCCTATCTGAAAACGCTGAATTTGCAAGGATGGTTCAAGAGGTGGGATTAGTTTTCATTGGACCCCCGATCCAGGCTATTTCCCTGCTAGGTGACAAGATTGCGTCGAAAGCTTTAGCGATTAAAACCGGAGTACCCGTAGTGCCCGGTCGTGAAGAGCCAGTCCTCAGCGTCAAAGAAGCCATGGCCGTGGCTAAGGAAATCGGTTTCCCCGTGCTTCTAAAACCCGCCTCCGGCGGAGGGGGTAGAGGCATGCGAATTGTGAATGACATGACTGAACTACCCGGAGCGCTTGAAGCGTGCAGGGCAGAAACGAAGAAGAGCTTTGGAGATGACCGGATATTCGTGGAACGTTTCGTAACGCGGCCACGACATATAGAAATTCAGGTCATGGCAGACAATTATGGCTCAATTATTCACCTTGGTGAAAGAGAGTGCTCGATACAACGGCGTTATCAGAAAGTAATTGAGGAAACTCCTTCCAGGGCGATACACGAATCGCTTCGCGTTCAAATGGGTAAAACAGCCTGTGATCTAGCCAGGGCAGCCGGCTACGCGGGAGCCGGCACGGTGGAGTTTATTTTAAATGAAGAAAAAAATTATTATTTCCTTGAGATGAATACCCGCCTCCAGGTTGAACACCCCGTGACTGAGTTAGTAACTGACTTGGATTTGGTTGAACTTCAGATCCGGATTGCCGCAGGGGAACCACTTGCCATCAAACAGGAAGATGTATTGATAAAAGGGTGGGCTATAGAGGCCCGGATATGCGCGGAAGATCCCTCACGCGGTTTTCTTCCAACCACCGGCATGATAACCCGCTATGCCATTCCTCTCGGCAAGAACATACGAGTAGACAGCGGCATTGACGCTGGAAGCGTTATCACTATTCATTATGATAGCTTACTAGCGAAGGTGTCCGCATGGGGAGCGAATCGGGAAGAAGCTCGAAAGCATCTGGTACGTGCGCTGAACGGGTATCATATTGAGGGAGTCACAACAAATCTGGATTTTGTTAACTCCGTACTCTGTCACCCGGCTTTTGCGAGCGGCGACTTGTCAACCAGTTTCATTCAGGATTATTTTGAAGATGGGCAAAGTCGTATTCCACCTGCTGAACAGGATCTTCATTATATGACTATGGCCGCAGTCTTGGTATCTCACACTAGACGAAATCTGGTCCGGGATTCTCTGAGACCTATGAGTCCACATGTTGGGGCTGCTGAACAGCGTCCCTTGATACACAGGTATGTAGTCCGATCATCCTCTGATGTCTTCGAGATAGAATTGGAAGGCTCAGAGCAAAACAGAAGAATGGACATCACTGTAAATGGGAAACAATACACGGTCGTGGCACCTGAATTTGAATATTACAGGAGACGTTTAAAGCTCTACATTGACGGAATCGCCAACATGTTTCGCCTTCAGTACCTGGACAACCATATCAGGACCTATTTTTGCGGAATAGTCCGTATCTTTGAAATCTACACGCCTCTTGAATGGAGCCTTGCCCAGTTTATGCTTAGGGACATCAAACCTATCCAGGAAAACTCTTTGAAATGTCCCATGCCAGGCCTAATAACAGCGATAACTGTTGAAGAAGGAACTCAGGTTCGTAAGGGCCAGGAATTGCTTCGCATGGAATCCATGAAAATGGAAAGCGCTGTCGCGTCCACACGAGACGGTCAAATAGATCAGATTTTGGTGCGCCCCGGCCAAACTGTCGAAACAGATGAAGTCCTGATCACGTTCAAAGAATAATGAGGTTATTCCGGTTTTTTCCCAAGGTTTTTGGATCAAATTATATGGGATAAAAATGATCTCATGGAGAAACTTAACACCCTTAGCTAACCTCGGATATCGAACATCAGTGGTTTCTTGAAAGGATTTCCTTTATGTAATGTACGAGATCCTCTATTGAGATTGGTTTTGACAGGACTCGATCCACCCCGGCCTTTAACAAGTCATGCTTTGATCCGTCTTCGACCCCCCAGGCCGTTAGTAAGATCAGGATTGGTCGTTTTTTGTCCAATCCAGAAAATCTTCTTTTCAGGGTTCTCCCCAAATCCCAGCCACTCATTCCTTGAACACTGGCGTCACTCACTATCACATCTACGTTAATTCCATCCAGAATCCTCAATCCGTCCTCAACAGTGTTTGCGCTGTGAACTGAATATCCCTTGGAAACGAGACCGTCGCTGAATGATTCAACAACTTTTTCCTCTTCATCAATTAGTAGGACCGTCAGGCGTTCTGCAGTATCTTTAGAGACTTGTCTTGAACGAGCGCCGGGAAAAATTTTTGTTGCGGGAAACTTGACTCTAAAAATCGAACCCCTTCCTTCGGAACTTTCCACTGTTATTTCCCCGTTGTTTTGCTTCACTATTCCCATGGCGCTCGGTAATCCCAACCCACTTTTTGTAGGTCCTTTCGTCGTCCAGAAGGGATCGAAAATTCTTTTGAGATCCGCTTCTTTTATTCCCACTCCGGTATCCTGAACATAGAACGTGGCTTCGTGCTCCTCAGATTCTACCCCGACACGAACCGTTCCATTTTCAGATAGAGATTCCAAACCATTCTTGACCAGATTTATCATAACTTCCAGGATCCGATCCTGATTCACATCGATGTAACAATCTTCTTTCAAATCTGTATCTATCGAAACAACTATGCCCCGCTTCTCAGATTGTGTTCTCCACCACAATCGGCTTAAATCTATGGCCCTTTGAGCGAGTTTTTTGAGATTAACCACATTACGGAATGCGGAACCCATGGGCTGACCACATCTGGCAAAATCCTGTAAACTTCTAATGGCTGCAGCAGCGGCGTTAGAACTGATAATTATCTGTTCCAGTCTCTGCTTGATTCGACGCGGGTCTGCCGTTTCGATCTCAATTTGGGCAAGGCCGGCGAAGCCAATTATAACCTGGAGCATGTTGTTAAAATGATGAGCCACCCCCGCTGATAGCTCTGAAAACGATCTCAATCGCTCGGTTTCTAAACGGACCTCTTCCATTTGTTTCCGCTCTGAGGCGTCTCTGAAAACAGCGAGTATCGCGGACGAGTCTCCCTCCCATGGGATGAGGCACGCTGTAAGATCCATGTAGAACACTTGACCGTCACTACGTTGAAAACTTTGAGTCAAAAATACTCCGTCAGCGCAAACAACTTCATTGAGCACATTTGTCGCTTTAATTTCCGAGCCCGGGGGGAAAATACAAGTAAAATGCTTGCCTACCAAGCATTCAGGGGAATATCCAAAAGTCGCGTTGGCGCATGGGTTAGACCACAGAATATTGCCATTAGAAGAATCGACAATCAGCATGCTTTCCATCATGTCGCAAAACAGTGAATTCAGTCTTTGTCCCGAAAAGATAGTCTCATGATAGGATGTTACACATGGATCCGAAGAATAAATGGTCAAGATTCTGAGTTTCCCGCTATAAATATCTATCGGTTCGCATGAAATTATCGCCTTGAAAGACCTGGACTGATTCCGCTCCGTTACAGAAAGCTCAAGGGACTTTCTATTCTCTGGGACGTTGTTGAGAACTGTTCCGACTGCTATATTCGTTTTATCTATCGCCAGATTTTGCGCTCCAGGGTTCACATACAGAATCTTGCCGGTTTGATCGATTATCAAGAAACCAATAATGCGTTTGTCAAATACGTTGTGATCATTGATCGCTCTCATAAATTTTCCTCAACTCAATTTCAGGCAGTAGAAACTTTGGGGAATCCGCATGGCTCCTTATGCGGTTAGTTCCCGTCCTTGCCAGTATAATTCCAACACGTTTTGAAACCTGAACACACAGGTGTATTTTTCAACGTCTATTTTCATAAGGGCGCAACCTGGGTCAGAAGCGAAATCTCGAAGATTAGGATGTTTCCGCTCATATAATTCCAGAAACGATTCCCTATCGTGTGATTTCAATTCACTCGCCCTGCCTATCGCCGTTACCACCACGGCTTGAAAAAAATCATCCAGACTGTTTGATCGGTTATCAATAACAAAAGCTACCATAGGACACTCGATCATATTACTAAATTTTCTTGTGGCTTTTGGAGTTGCAAAAATCAGACTCCTTAAATCCAGGCTGGCCAGAAAAGCCACCAGATTACCGTATGGACCACTTTCCCCTTGTGTAGCAAGCACCGCAAGTTTTTGTTGAGAAAATAGCTCTGACAAAGCGTTGATCAGTTCAGATAACGATTTCAGACGTCCTTCTTTGTCAAATTGGACACTATCGCTGCTTTCCTGTGTCAGACCAGCGTCTATCGATATCGAACGCAGGTTCCATGATCCCTTATTTGATTCTGATCCGAATCCACTCAAATCACTACCGTAAGATTGCGCCACAACTCCTCCCGATCCTCCATCTTGAAGATTCATCCTCGTGCCGTAACTAAATGATTGATCACACAGGTGATGAAATTAGAGGACAAGTTTCTTTCCGTTATGTATTATTGAACCGTCATGAGTCAGCAGGTTCAATCGAACCAATTTACGAAGGGGTCGCACTTGATCCCTTTTACGGAAGACACGTTCAGTTGCCGAGCATATTGATCAAATTATTTAGAGGAAAAGCTTATGGTTCGCGCCACTAGGATAAGACTGCAACGAAAAAATGAGATGCTTAAAAACAAGCTGATTTCTCTTGCCACAACAGTTGAAGAAAGCGTCAAGCTGGCTGTAAAAAGTATTCGAGATAGAGACGCAAGGTTGGCTACAGGTATCATTGACGGGGATAGGGAAATTGACAAAGTCGAGATAGAGATAGAAGAAGACTGCCTCGAAATCCTCGCTCTACATCAACCAGTAGCCATGGATTTGCGATTCATAGCCGGGGTCTTCAAAATAATTAATCAGCTCGAACGTATTGGCGACCTTGCCGTTAACATCGCTGAAACAGCCGTGTTACTGGCTTCAGAACCATCGCTTCAAATTCCTCTTGATTATTATTTCATGGCCGAGAGAACTGAAAATATGCTCAAGAAAGCCCTGGACGCTTTTGTGAATATGGATGACGCATTAGCCGCTGAGGTTTTAACGGATGATGATGAAGTGGACATGATGAAACATAAATTACACAGGAATTTTGAAGAAAGACTGGCTGCTGAACTTGACCGACGCCATGCTCTCACACACCTGTTTCTTGTTTCAAGACATCTGGAGAGGATTTCTGATCATTCCACCAATATCGCGGAGGATGTCATTTATATGGCTACCGGGGAAATAGTTCGCCATGGACATTCTTCCACTAAATAGCGCGCCGCTAGGACCGATATGCGCCTTCTATGTGTCTAGAACGTAAAACTCCGAGCAACGCTTGCAAAGTCGCTAGAATCTTCGGATGAAGAATTGAATTCCAAGAGAATGGAATCTCTTAGTTCTATTATTTGTTGGGCCGCTGCTTCCGGGTCCCGAGCGCCATATATCGAAGACCCAACTATTGCGGCGGAATGAGGGCCAACAACAGACGCCCAGTCTTCCAACTGCCTGGCAAGAGACCTTCCTAAACGATCCTGTCTCCCAAAACCGGGACACCAGATTGGTTTTTCCGTAATAGAACGGTAACGCTTCAGATCATCGGGCCTTGTCGCGGGTCCTATATAACCAGCAACACCTATGGCCTCACCAAGACGTAATATTCCCTCAGTAATGTCTCTAAACTCACCAACGTCATCGCAATCTAATTCTATTCCACAAGAAGCGCAGTCTGAGCGAAACCGTGATATGTCCAGGGGCCTTGAAAAAAAAGTATCAGCCCCCGCATGACTCATCATAGGCAATAACAAGACCCTTATTCCGTAATCATCGCCGACATGTACCGCTTCCGCGACTGATGAAGGCCCAGGAAACCCATGAACCGTAACATGGGTGGCGCCAGACTGGTTCAATCTTGCAAGAATCTTAGCGTTGGTACCATTCCAGGAAGTTGATGACCTAAAACCTATGTCCGCAATTTTCAGATCCACCAGTAAAGGTTTGTCACCAAGGATATCACGAACTCTCAGGAGAATCTCTGTCCCGGATTCCAGCAAAGTCGGAACGCCTATTTTGATTCCATCAACTATTCTTGCGACCTTTGAAGAAACATTAATGACAGCGTTTGAGGTTTCCAGATCCAGCGAAGCGATTACGGCAAACTTTTTCATTTCCAACCGGACGCCCTACCGTGAGAATCCCTGGTAATTTCTTGAACAAACGCTACCTTCCTTGGGCATTTGTATCGTGAAAGATACTCCTTGCAAAACCTCATAATCTCACGTTCATCCGCCTTGACCCCACTCTCTGGAACCACAATCGCTTCTATGACTTGACCGCGCATCAGATCTGGAACCCCTACTAATGCGACGTCAGCCACACTGGGGTGTCTGATCAAGATTTCTTCAACTTCCTGGCAATATACGTTGAATCCTGAGGTTATAATGAGGTCCTTCTTTAGCCCGGTCAAAGTCAGATATCCGTCTTCATCAAGAAAGCCAATGTCTCCTGTGTAGAGCCATCCATTCCGTATTACTGTTTTGGTCTCGTTAGGTCTGCCAAAATATCCAAGCATCACGTTGGGACCCTGAACCACAACCTCCCCTTCAATTCCTGTGGGCAGTGGATTCCCGTTATCGTCATGGATTTGTATCGTGACATCAGGCACAGGTAGACCCACGGTTTTGGGCTTATTAGGAAAATTCATGTTGTTCCATGACACTACAGGAGACGCTTCAGTCAAACCATAGCCGTGATATAATGGAATCCTGTATTTCTCGCAGAATTTTTCATGGATTTCCATCGACAGGGGCGCTCCTCCGCTAATGGCTATTTGGAAACTTGAAAGATCCAGATCTTTGCATGATGGGTGATAGATGAGCCCGTAGTAGACCATCGGCACGAGACCGGAGTAGCTAATTTGGGCTTCTTTGAGCCAGGGGATCAATCGAGGGAAATCTACTTTTTCTACTAAATATACGGTTCCACCTGCCTTGATCGTTCCCAATAAATTTGTTGAAGCTCCAAACGCGTGAAAAAGCGGAATTAAAGCTAGCCCATGGGTTTCCGGACCCCTTTTAGCGACATCACGTAACAAATTGGAATTACTATCTAGATTCCTGTGACTCAACGTCGCCCCTAAAGCCCTCCCTAATAAGCCGGCTGTGAATATGATTACGGCCGGGGCGTTCTCGTCTAAATCAACAGCATCAAATTTATCAGGAAAATCCCGCTGAATTTGAGCAAATCCGACTTCACCCTCTTGAGGGTCAAGGGAAATGATCATTTTCAAATAATCGGCGTGTTCCTTTGCCTTGACGATTTTGGCTGATTGGTCAGGCCCGCTGATAATAACAGCGGGTCTGCAATCGCTCAAATAATGGCTTAACTCGTAGGCCGTGGACAGGGGATTTAAGGTGACGCATATGGCGCCGACTCGCATGACTGCAAAATAGGACATCACAAATTCGGGCCGGTTACCCATGAGCGTAACAACTCGATCGCCACTCTGTACTCCAGCTTTTACCAAAGCATTGGATAATCTGTTGATCCCCTTTAGGAGTTCAGAATAAGAAATCTTCTGATCCTCAAATACCAACGCAGTGTGATCGGGCAAATCACTTGCGGCTCTGTCCACCATCTGACTCAGATTCATAGAGACTCCGGGCAAAAGTTTTTGAAACACTTAATAAGAAACAGGAATTTTAAATGATTAACATTTTCAACTCATTTTATCAACCGCTTGACGAATAAAACTGATTTGGGCAGAAATATGGCAGATGATGGTGAGGCTTGAATCGGTATATTTTATCGGAGTAGCTTGGGTTGACCATCTCTTGAACTGTTTATTTTCCTGAGGGCCGCAACATGGCTACGATTTTCAAAAGGGTCAATACGCGAATGACTTTGACAAGAGGTTTTCTAGATGGGGAATATATGTCTGGTTGTAGGCGGTCGGCGAAGCGGTAAGAGTTATTATGCCCAAACCCTTGCTGAAAAAATTCCCGGCCCTAGAGCTTTTATAGCCACGTGTCCTGTTCTGGATCAAGAAATGGCGGACCGGATCAGAAAACATCAGGAAGCAAGAAAATCCGCCGGCTGGACCACTATCGAAGAACCGCTGAATTTAGTGAGGGCGGTATCTAGCTCAAGTGGATATAATGTCTTGTTGATTGATTGTCTGACGTTATGGATAAACAATCTCATGTACGAGAGTCAAAAGAATCAAAATTCAATTTCTGAAGATATCATTTTCAGAGAAGCGACGAACATGATTCAGGCCTGCTTGTCCCATCCTGGAGAAATTATCCTGGTAACAAATGAGACGGGGTTGGGAATTGTCCCGGACAATGAACAAACACGATTGTTTCTGGATTTGATGGGACGTTGCAATCAAGTCGTTTCCAATGAGGCTGATGTGGTCGTCCTGATGGTATGCGGACAACCTTTATTCTTGAAAAATCGCAGTCCCAAGACATAAGGAACAAAACCGCGGCTCAGAAAAACTAAGCCGCGGTTCACACATTCAACGAATGTAGTCTACAATTACAGAGGGAAAAGAGTAGGAATTCTTTGGGCAGCCATTATGTCGCCGGCAGCTCTCAATTTGCCCGTCATAAAGGCAGTTACTCCGTTTAATTTGCCATTGCACATGTCCAACCAGTCTGAACCTTCCATGGTCAAAGTCACTGACGGACTTGAATGAATTCCACTAGCGACTTGGCATGTTTGGTCTTTTATTACTACATTCCAATCACCGGCCTGATCACCTGTTATGTGAAACTGAAACACCATGTCCAGACCTGACGCTGCCGTGGCATTAAATACCTGCGGCATTTTTTCAAAGACTTCATTTACTGTTGTAAGGGCCATCTGTTTTTCTCCTGTTCTAAATTTTCGCGTCTATCGGTTTTGCCCCGTTCATAAATACCTGCATCAATCCAATGGCTATTCGCTGCTTTTGGGCTTTACTCCTCAACGGTTGATTCTCGAGAACCATAGCCGACACGAAGCTCTCAATAGCTCCCAAAAAAATGTATGTCAAATATCTCGCCTTGATGTCCGTTCGTAAAATGTTCCCCGTCTGCCCTACAGACATTATCTTCTCGGTTCTTGACAGGAACATCTTGAACCAGTTAACGCGCGACGGGGTCAGGTTGGCAGCCGATCTTGAAATCTCGGTGATAAATATGTGAACGAGATCCGGTTTTTTCTGATATTGATCGAGAAAATAGGTCACAAGGGCCGACAGTTGAACTTCCACGTTTGCGGCGTCGCTATCCCATTTCTCCATTAAATCGAACAATCCTGTCCACCACTCTTTCAATATTGCGTCAAATAAATCCGCCTTACTGGTGAAATAGTGATAAACAAGACCATAAGAAATGCCAGCCGTTTGAGCTATATCGGTAATCCTTGCCTGATGAAATCCTTTTTCCCTAAATACCCTGCAGGCAGCGTCGAGGATGACGGTTTCTTTGTCCTTTCGGGAATCTGTCGCTAGAGAGTTATTGACAGTCATTAAGCGAAGCTATCAATATCTGATTGACCTGTCAATCAAATTGAGTGGCCCTTCTTTTGTCTTGACCACCAACCTAACGCGCTTATAATTAATGTCAACAGGCGAGCGCTATTGCGGTTTGTCCGGGATCCTAATCTTGATGGCTCCCGGACAAACTTTTTCGGCTTCAAGTCTAAAGCAGACTTGTATCCCTCAAGCTCTAGACAGGGCTTTTTTTCCTAT
This portion of the Desulfomonilaceae bacterium genome encodes:
- a CDS encoding TetR/AcrR family transcriptional regulator, coding for MTVNNSLATDSRKDKETVILDAACRVFREKGFHQARITDIAQTAGISYGLVYHYFTSKADLFDAILKEWWTGLFDLMEKWDSDAANVEVQLSALVTYFLDQYQKKPDLVHIFITEISRSAANLTPSRVNWFKMFLSRTEKIMSVGQTGNILRTDIKARYLTYIFLGAIESFVSAMVLENQPLRSKAQKQRIAIGLMQVFMNGAKPIDAKI
- a CDS encoding SCP2 sterol-binding domain-containing protein, with product MALTTVNEVFEKMPQVFNATAASGLDMVFQFHITGDQAGDWNVVIKDQTCQVASGIHSSPSVTLTMEGSDWLDMCNGKLNGVTAFMTGKLRAAGDIMAAQRIPTLFPL